GCAGCGCGTCCTCGTCGCCGACGACGACCGTGTGCCGCGCCCGGACCTGCGGCAGATAGTCGAACGGGACGTCCAGCGGATCGCGGTTCTCGAGGCCCTGCGGAAAGGGGTAGTAGGCGACGAGGCGCGACACGACCTGCCGTCGCGCCAGCTCGAAGACGAAGAGCCCGCCGAGGCAGAAGCCCGCCACGCCGTCGATGCCCTGGCCGGCGATGAAGCCGATCAGTTCCTCGACGTAGGTGCGGTCTGCCAGTCGATGACGTCGCTGGAAGGCGGCCTCCCGCGTCGGCACGGCCAATTCGCCGAAGGGCGCGAACGGGTCCGCCAGGAGCACTTCGCTGGCACCCTGGGCCGCGAGGTACGCGGCATAGCCGCGATAGAAGGCATTGCAGCCGTAGATGTCCGGCAGCACGAGGAGGCGAGGGCCCCGGGTCGCGCCGGCGTAGCGCAGGGCGCAGATGGCACCGTCGATGCTCCCCGTGGAGGCGGTCTGCGGGAACAGCGCGGGAGCGGTGTCGTGGCACATGGGCGGCAGCCTCTCGCGGTCTCAGCCGGGGGACTTCTCGATCACGAAGTCCAGCGTCATCGCCTGCATGCCTTGCTCCATGGCCGGCGGCATCACGAGTTCGGGCTTGACGCCGTTGCAGCAGTCGCTGTCGACCCACTCGCCGCCTTC
The window above is part of the Cupriavidus oxalaticus genome. Proteins encoded here:
- a CDS encoding dienelactone hydrolase family protein — encoded protein: MCHDTAPALFPQTASTGSIDGAICALRYAGATRGPRLLVLPDIYGCNAFYRGYAAYLAAQGASEVLLADPFAPFGELAVPTREAAFQRRHRLADRTYVEELIGFIAGQGIDGVAGFCLGGLFVFELARRQVVSRLVAYYPFPQGLENRDPLDVPFDYLPQVRARHTVVVGDEDALLGPQNLSRLQAQARANNAIDLHVMQGAGHGFLADLGSTDTARAAMARRGLDLGTASLLET